One genomic segment of Synechocystis sp. LKSZ1 includes these proteins:
- a CDS encoding gamma-glutamylcyclotransferase, protein MSLRVFVYGTLKPGEINYQRYCTGHVTAAIPAYTQGRLYHLNLGYPALAVGNDRVYGYCLSFTDDHILVALDQLEDYQSRRGPQDNEYNRIRQVVYDMQGDSLGLVWLYQMEMARIQAYQGDYLPGGQWSPNEFPLEHQTKVDSGQS, encoded by the coding sequence ATGAGCCTCCGGGTATTTGTCTACGGAACCCTAAAGCCAGGGGAAATCAACTATCAACGCTACTGCACTGGGCATGTGACAGCGGCTATTCCGGCTTATACTCAGGGCCGACTGTATCACTTAAATCTAGGCTATCCCGCCTTGGCCGTTGGCAATGATCGCGTTTATGGCTATTGCCTTAGCTTTACCGATGATCATATTTTGGTGGCCCTCGACCAGCTAGAGGACTACCAGTCCCGACGCGGCCCCCAGGACAATGAGTATAATCGCATTCGGCAAGTCGTCTACGACATGCAGGGGGATTCCCTCGGATTAGTTTGGCTGTACCAAATGGAGATGGCGCGTATTCAGGCTTACCAAGGAGACTATCTTCCGGGAGGCCAATGGTCTCCTAATGAGTTTCCGTTGGAACATCAAACAAAGGTTGATTCAGGGCAATCATGA
- a CDS encoding diguanylate cyclase: MVSLKLRKILQKPEVLNLLETFEQVFQLPIAVYDLQGECLWGTESTDFDYRFSIHTPEACLGQVRGDQRLAVLAQWLSCLCREEWEKKCLAVETLQKYEEVNFLSDFSVKISNCTSLAEMTAMIYPEIQQLFQATQAFIVLSHSSDSSLEALSPPAPDPLAAYAELDAIFQRILARQETEIINDLSRSQENARGPGSLRSWMLAPLKTQNQTIGILGVAHTEPMQYSSEDLNLFITLSSQVAAAIQTAQYYEKLKEYSQTLEQRVMERTQELEAAKQQLEKANQELKRLAIYDDLTAIPNRRYFNQYIQQEWRRCLRDQQSLSLILCDVDYFKNYNDYYGHQAGDECLRRVAEVITQSLKRSPDLVARYGGEEFAIILPNTDSYGAYFLAERIQANLFAQAIPHCHSYSSSYLTLSLGIATAIPSGNSSLETLIKLADQALYDAKEQGRNQIRARVLSFKLV, from the coding sequence ATGGTTAGCCTGAAATTACGGAAAATTTTGCAAAAACCCGAGGTTCTTAACCTGCTGGAAACGTTTGAGCAGGTTTTTCAGCTACCCATTGCGGTCTACGATCTCCAAGGCGAATGCCTATGGGGAACCGAATCTACTGACTTTGACTATCGTTTCAGTATTCACACCCCTGAGGCTTGTCTCGGCCAGGTGCGAGGAGATCAACGTTTGGCGGTTTTAGCCCAGTGGTTAAGTTGTCTCTGCCGAGAAGAATGGGAAAAAAAATGCCTGGCAGTAGAAACCTTGCAGAAATACGAAGAGGTTAATTTTCTCTCGGATTTCTCCGTCAAAATCTCTAACTGTACTAGTCTGGCAGAAATGACTGCCATGATTTATCCGGAGATTCAGCAACTTTTCCAAGCGACTCAGGCCTTTATTGTCCTTTCTCACTCGTCAGATTCTAGCCTGGAGGCCCTGTCCCCCCCGGCGCCGGATCCTTTGGCTGCTTATGCCGAGCTTGACGCCATTTTTCAGCGTATTCTGGCCCGCCAGGAAACAGAAATTATTAACGACCTCTCCCGGAGTCAAGAGAATGCTAGAGGGCCTGGCTCCCTTCGTTCTTGGATGCTAGCGCCGCTGAAAACTCAAAATCAAACCATCGGCATTCTTGGCGTTGCCCACACCGAGCCCATGCAATATTCCTCGGAGGATTTGAATTTATTTATTACCCTTTCCTCCCAGGTGGCGGCGGCCATTCAAACCGCCCAGTACTATGAAAAATTAAAGGAATATTCCCAAACCCTAGAACAACGGGTAATGGAAAGAACCCAAGAACTGGAGGCCGCTAAGCAACAATTAGAAAAAGCGAACCAGGAATTAAAACGTTTGGCCATCTACGATGATTTAACCGCTATTCCTAATCGTCGTTACTTCAATCAGTACATTCAGCAGGAATGGCGGCGCTGTCTCCGCGACCAGCAAAGCCTATCCCTGATTCTTTGTGATGTGGATTATTTCAAAAACTACAACGACTACTACGGTCACCAAGCCGGGGATGAATGCCTGCGGCGCGTGGCAGAAGTCATTACCCAAAGTCTAAAGCGCTCTCCAGATCTCGTGGCCCGCTACGGTGGCGAAGAATTTGCCATTATTTTGCCCAATACGGATTCCTACGGTGCCTATTTCCTCGCCGAACGCATTCAGGCTAATTTATTTGCCCAGGCCATTCCCCATTGTCATTCCTACAGTAGTTCCTACCTGACCCTCAGCCTGGGGATTGCCACAGCGATTCCCTCTGGTAACTCTTCCCTCGAGACCCTCATTAAGCTAGCGGACCAGGCCCTCTACGATGCTAAAGAGCAAGGTCGTAATCAAATCCGGGCTAGGGTACTGTCCTTTAAGTTAGTTTAG
- a CDS encoding tetratricopeptide repeat protein, translating into MADSSSKKTLKVLQKIFIIGSGLAFLGMMVIPLMPLFRAAPPTSEQASSKANPEQLKKLAEGYEKVLAREPNNPSALQGLVETRLQMNDLKGAIAPMEKLVKLYPEQTQLKQLLTAIKQQVALQEKASTIPASPANTKPK; encoded by the coding sequence ATGGCAGATTCCAGCTCAAAAAAAACACTTAAGGTTTTACAAAAGATTTTTATCATTGGCTCTGGGTTAGCCTTCTTGGGCATGATGGTGATTCCCCTTATGCCCCTCTTCCGAGCAGCGCCGCCGACGAGTGAGCAAGCCTCATCCAAGGCCAATCCGGAGCAACTAAAAAAGTTAGCCGAAGGCTACGAAAAAGTCTTGGCTCGGGAGCCCAACAATCCTAGCGCTCTCCAGGGCCTGGTGGAGACCCGTCTCCAGATGAATGACCTCAAAGGGGCCATTGCTCCCATGGAAAAACTGGTGAAACTCTACCCCGAACAAACCCAGTTAAAACAATTACTAACCGCTATCAAACAACAGGTTGCCCTCCAAGAGAAGGCGTCCACCATTCCCGCTTCCCCAGCCAATACAAAACCGAAGTAA
- a CDS encoding four-carbon acid sugar kinase family protein, whose product MTAPTKIIVLDDDPTGSQTVHSCLLLMQWDVETLRLGLRDAVPIFFILTNTRALSPQEAQRVTREVCHNLKSALTAEGIEDFLVVSRSDSTLRGHYPLETDIIAQELGDFDAHFLIPAFFEGGRFTQDSIHYLMVDGMPTPVHETEFAQDSVFGYRHSYLPDYVAEKTRHQIPAEQVTRFLLEDIRQGTQARLRQLTHNQCVVVDAESQADLDRFAQDLLTVAAEGKHFLFRSAASILTSLANLGPQPVSAEKMAQYRPNQNTGAIIVGSHVKKSSAQLAELLKLPDIVGIEINVEYLRDDCLTDETAWNTLLSDCLMTAQYNAGKTPVFYTSRQELTFPDVESRLAFGTEVSRFLMEIVRHLPTDISFLISKGGITSNDVLSTGLALRSARLLGQILPGCSLVRTDADHPRFPNLPVVLFPGNVGDAQGLVTVYQRLSQAALPA is encoded by the coding sequence ATGACTGCTCCGACCAAAATTATTGTCCTTGATGACGACCCCACGGGTTCCCAGACTGTTCATAGTTGCTTGTTGCTGATGCAATGGGATGTGGAAACTCTCCGTCTAGGCCTGAGGGATGCGGTTCCCATTTTTTTCATTTTGACCAATACTCGGGCTCTGAGTCCCCAGGAAGCTCAGCGCGTCACTCGGGAGGTGTGCCATAACCTAAAGAGTGCCCTAACCGCCGAAGGCATTGAAGATTTTTTGGTCGTTAGTCGTTCGGATTCCACCCTGCGGGGCCACTATCCCCTCGAAACCGACATTATTGCCCAGGAATTAGGAGACTTTGATGCCCATTTTCTGATTCCTGCCTTTTTTGAAGGGGGCCGCTTCACCCAAGATAGTATCCATTACCTGATGGTGGATGGCATGCCAACCCCCGTCCATGAAACCGAATTTGCCCAGGATTCTGTTTTTGGCTATCGTCACAGCTATCTGCCAGACTACGTGGCTGAAAAAACTCGGCACCAGATTCCAGCCGAGCAGGTGACGCGCTTCCTACTGGAGGATATTAGGCAGGGTACCCAGGCCCGACTACGGCAGTTAACCCATAATCAGTGCGTCGTCGTGGATGCCGAAAGCCAAGCCGATCTAGACCGCTTTGCCCAGGATCTCTTAACGGTGGCGGCGGAAGGCAAGCATTTCCTCTTTCGCAGTGCCGCGAGTATTTTGACCTCTCTGGCCAATCTCGGCCCCCAGCCAGTTTCTGCAGAAAAAATGGCCCAGTACCGGCCCAATCAAAATACCGGTGCCATTATTGTCGGTTCCCACGTCAAAAAATCCTCAGCCCAGTTGGCGGAACTCTTAAAACTCCCCGACATCGTTGGGATTGAAATCAATGTGGAATATCTAAGGGACGATTGCTTAACGGATGAAACCGCTTGGAATACCCTGCTCAGCGATTGTTTAATGACAGCCCAATATAATGCGGGTAAAACGCCCGTTTTTTATACCAGTCGCCAAGAACTCACCTTTCCCGATGTGGAAAGTCGCCTAGCCTTTGGCACGGAAGTCTCTCGCTTTTTGATGGAGATTGTGCGTCATCTGCCAACCGACATTAGTTTTTTAATTAGTAAGGGGGGCATTACATCTAATGATGTCCTCAGTACGGGCCTGGCCCTGCGCTCGGCTCGTTTACTGGGCCAGATTTTACCCGGTTGTTCTCTAGTCAGAACCGATGCCGACCATCCCCGCTTTCCCAACCTGCCGGTGGTGCTATTTCCCGGCAATGTCGGCGATGCCCAGGGCCTGGTGACGGTTTATCAGCGCCTGAGTCAAGCGGCCCTCCCAGCATAA
- a CDS encoding GAF domain-containing protein gives MISPPRHQALLTVVSKIRESLSLEKIFQTTALEVRQLLEADRVGIYRFIPDSQGRTGEFVAEDVRIPFAPLGGRQITDHCFANEYGDAYRAGKRWVVTDLEAMELPVCHQQLLASLGFRANVVVALVAGGELWGLLTLHQCAQPRQWQAEELDFIDQVALHLGVAIQQAELLAQQQQQAQALAQMLERSQVTEKIVDKIRRSLELNPIFQTVTQDVLSVLQADRVLIVQFTPETSGVKGRLVAEAMAVGVEPLALAKILPKTWPYVFPKGSRGNTHYACEDSQRDEIDDYQRYLFQELGIRAFLAVTLFTNDQAWGLLCIQQCHQPRPWQAGDLEFVTKIASHLGIALQQVELLRQARNQAASLEVVLVQAQQQRAEQIKALQRERAVSEVIDKIRRTLDLDTIFQTTVTEVGQLLQTDQVLILHLTDEDNPCPQGQFISEALHPNDCHCHSALGTSPHLSSHWFQHFSQGLMLAIDDTQEPLSFPHLPEFLAGLAVRAVLVVPLWRGNDLWGLLCINDCHAPRRWQSSEIEFVLKIALNLGVALQQAELLAETQKRYLELQQALAKVQVQKEHLARIAEEERTLARVVDRIRQTLDLTTIFQTTTEEVRHLLSCDRVLVYRFEADWSGHFLYESVASLWRPLITAVGAMPTWQDTYLQEHQGGRYRHQDIFVIDDIEQASLSDCHLAILRDFQVRAFIIVPVFVREKLWGLLGVYQNEAPRHWQERETSLLRQIANQLGVAVYQAQLLHQVREQSQDLENTLIDLNAIVDNLVDGLLVTDVAGRVTRFNPALQAMFNLIGTDLKGLQLEACFPLALAALAEPHNLDSPPVRTAEVALGQGRIGQAIASQLLKPSSNGKEECLGSVIMIRDVTREREVDRMKTDFLATVSHELRTPLTSVLGFASVIQTKLQTVIFPALDPHHPKLQKTVQKIDQNLQIIVAEAERLTDLINDVLDIAKMESGNLEWCLGPRPLLPILERAMTTVEPLFSQKSLRLQADFSPDLPLVLVDENRILQVLLNLLSNAIKFTEQGIVRCCAEQQGDVLQVTVADSGRGIPKTEQAKIFDPFYQGGNVLTNKPQGTGLGLPICRQIIEHHGGQIWVESEPGQGSQFHFTLPLYSPESPPGV, from the coding sequence ATGATCTCCCCCCCTCGGCACCAGGCCCTGTTGACGGTGGTCAGTAAGATTCGTGAATCCCTTTCCCTCGAAAAGATTTTCCAAACCACGGCCCTAGAAGTGCGTCAACTATTAGAAGCTGACCGGGTAGGCATCTATCGCTTTATCCCCGATTCCCAGGGCCGTACCGGGGAGTTTGTGGCGGAGGATGTGCGAATTCCCTTTGCGCCCCTGGGGGGTCGTCAAATTACAGACCATTGCTTCGCCAATGAATATGGTGACGCCTACCGTGCCGGCAAGCGCTGGGTGGTGACGGATCTAGAAGCCATGGAGTTACCCGTTTGCCATCAGCAACTACTGGCTAGCCTGGGTTTTCGGGCCAATGTTGTTGTGGCCCTAGTGGCTGGGGGAGAGCTCTGGGGCCTGCTGACCCTCCATCAATGCGCCCAACCCCGACAATGGCAGGCGGAGGAATTGGACTTTATCGATCAGGTGGCCCTGCATCTGGGGGTTGCTATCCAACAAGCAGAACTCTTGGCCCAACAGCAACAGCAGGCCCAGGCCTTGGCCCAAATGCTGGAACGGAGTCAGGTGACAGAAAAAATTGTGGATAAGATCCGGCGTTCTCTAGAACTTAATCCTATTTTTCAGACGGTTACCCAGGATGTGCTGTCAGTACTCCAGGCTGACCGAGTTTTGATTGTTCAGTTTACACCAGAGACATCGGGGGTCAAGGGGCGCCTGGTGGCAGAGGCCATGGCCGTTGGGGTTGAGCCCCTAGCCCTGGCTAAAATCTTGCCTAAAACCTGGCCCTATGTTTTTCCCAAAGGCAGTCGGGGCAATACTCACTATGCTTGCGAAGATAGTCAACGGGACGAGATTGATGACTATCAACGCTATCTCTTTCAGGAACTTGGCATCCGGGCCTTCTTGGCCGTGACGCTGTTTACTAATGACCAAGCCTGGGGCCTCCTCTGCATCCAGCAATGTCACCAGCCCCGGCCATGGCAGGCGGGAGACCTGGAATTTGTCACGAAAATTGCCTCCCATCTCGGCATTGCTCTCCAGCAGGTGGAGTTATTGCGTCAGGCCCGTAATCAGGCGGCTTCCCTAGAGGTGGTTCTTGTCCAGGCCCAGCAACAACGGGCGGAACAAATTAAGGCTCTCCAGCGGGAGCGAGCCGTTTCCGAGGTGATTGATAAAATTCGTCGTACCCTAGACCTCGATACGATTTTTCAAACCACAGTGACGGAGGTTGGTCAACTCCTCCAGACCGATCAAGTGCTAATTCTCCATTTGACGGATGAAGATAATCCCTGTCCCCAGGGCCAGTTCATTTCCGAGGCCCTGCATCCCAACGATTGTCACTGCCATTCAGCCCTGGGAACCTCCCCCCATCTCAGTTCCCATTGGTTCCAGCATTTTTCCCAGGGCCTGATGTTGGCCATTGATGATACTCAGGAACCCTTATCTTTTCCTCATCTGCCGGAGTTTCTGGCGGGCCTAGCCGTCAGAGCCGTCCTAGTTGTACCCCTGTGGAGGGGGAACGACCTCTGGGGCTTGCTTTGTATTAACGACTGCCATGCCCCCCGACGCTGGCAAAGTTCCGAGATTGAATTTGTCCTCAAGATTGCCTTGAATTTAGGCGTGGCCCTCCAGCAAGCTGAACTCTTAGCCGAAACCCAAAAACGCTATCTTGAGCTTCAGCAGGCCTTGGCCAAGGTACAAGTCCAGAAAGAACACCTAGCCCGAATTGCGGAAGAAGAACGAACCCTGGCTCGGGTGGTGGATCGCATCCGCCAAACCCTTGATCTCACTACTATTTTCCAAACCACCACGGAGGAAGTCCGCCACCTGCTAAGCTGTGACCGAGTTTTAGTGTATCGTTTTGAGGCCGATTGGAGTGGTCACTTCCTCTACGAATCCGTGGCCAGTTTATGGCGCCCCCTCATTACGGCAGTAGGAGCGATGCCGACTTGGCAAGATACCTATCTCCAGGAGCATCAGGGAGGACGCTACCGCCATCAAGACATTTTTGTGATTGATGACATTGAGCAGGCGAGTTTGTCCGATTGCCACCTCGCTATCCTGCGGGATTTTCAAGTGCGAGCGTTTATTATCGTCCCCGTCTTTGTTCGGGAAAAACTTTGGGGCCTGCTAGGCGTGTACCAGAACGAAGCCCCGCGCCATTGGCAGGAACGAGAAACAAGTTTACTCCGGCAGATCGCGAATCAACTGGGGGTGGCAGTCTACCAGGCCCAACTATTGCACCAAGTGCGAGAACAATCCCAGGATTTGGAGAATACCCTGATTGATTTAAACGCCATTGTGGATAACTTGGTCGATGGCCTCTTGGTTACAGATGTTGCGGGACGGGTGACGCGCTTTAACCCGGCCCTACAGGCCATGTTTAACTTAATTGGAACCGATCTCAAGGGTCTACAACTCGAGGCCTGTTTCCCGCTGGCATTGGCGGCCTTAGCTGAACCCCATAACCTTGATAGTCCTCCCGTGCGCACCGCAGAAGTGGCCCTGGGCCAGGGCCGGATTGGCCAGGCCATTGCCTCCCAACTCCTAAAACCATCGTCCAACGGCAAAGAAGAATGTTTAGGGTCGGTAATCATGATCCGGGATGTCACCCGTGAGCGGGAAGTAGACCGCATGAAAACGGATTTTTTGGCGACAGTGTCCCACGAACTCCGCACCCCCCTGACCTCGGTACTGGGTTTTGCCTCAGTTATCCAAACTAAGCTCCAGACCGTTATCTTTCCGGCCCTCGATCCCCATCACCCCAAGCTCCAGAAAACCGTCCAGAAAATTGATCAAAATTTACAGATTATCGTGGCCGAAGCGGAGCGATTAACGGATCTGATTAATGATGTCCTGGATATCGCCAAGATGGAATCAGGGAATTTGGAATGGTGCCTAGGGCCGCGTCCTCTTTTGCCTATCCTCGAGCGGGCCATGACCACCGTCGAGCCGCTCTTTAGTCAAAAATCCCTCCGACTCCAGGCAGACTTTTCCCCTGACCTCCCCCTGGTCCTAGTGGATGAAAATCGCATTTTGCAGGTCTTGCTCAATTTATTATCTAATGCCATAAAATTTACGGAACAGGGTATCGTCCGTTGTTGTGCCGAACAGCAGGGAGATGTCCTCCAGGTTACTGTTGCCGACAGTGGCCGGGGCATTCCCAAGACAGAACAAGCCAAAATTTTTGATCCCTTTTACCAAGGAGGGAATGTCCTCACCAATAAACCCCAGGGAACAGGGCTCGGCCTCCCCATTTGTCGGCAAATTATAGAACACCACGGCGGGCAGATCTGGGTGGAAAGTGAGCCGGGCCAAGGCAGTCAATTTCACTTCACCCTGCCCCTCTATTCGCCAGAATCACCTCCCGGCGTCTAG
- a CDS encoding homocysteine biosynthesis protein: protein MRTIAEINEKIRRQQAVVWTVEEVKARVDELGIKKIAQQVDVVCTGTFEPMESSGAMINLGHTDPPIKIRQCWLDGVPAYAGLGAVDLYIGATAMGDYPTNLDPLEMEGRSGNLGLERGGGHVIEDLIAGKTVTLRATGQGTDCYPRTSLETMISKASINQFYLYNPRNLYQNFIVGVNGGDRPLYTYLGPLQPRLGNAVYSNPGAMAPLFNDPDLNLIGVGTRIFLGGGIGYVAWEGTQHFPLQKRLANHTPIGPAATLALIGDAKQMDRHWVRGCYFKNYGTSLMLGVGVPLPVLDEAVITACAVQDHEVVAPVVDFSIPRRVRPTFGLVSYAQLKSGRMTIEGKTVRVAPLASIARSRAVAEELKAWISQGQFELTEPVATIAPDRAFLPQDQLGNRALD from the coding sequence ATGCGTACCATTGCTGAGATCAATGAAAAAATTCGTCGCCAACAGGCAGTGGTCTGGACAGTGGAGGAAGTGAAGGCCCGGGTGGACGAACTGGGCATTAAAAAGATTGCCCAACAGGTTGATGTGGTCTGCACCGGTACCTTTGAACCCATGGAATCCTCCGGGGCCATGATTAATCTGGGCCATACCGATCCCCCAATTAAAATCCGCCAATGTTGGCTAGATGGGGTTCCCGCCTATGCCGGTCTAGGGGCCGTTGATCTATACATTGGGGCCACAGCGATGGGAGATTACCCCACCAACCTCGACCCCCTGGAGATGGAGGGCCGGAGCGGTAATCTAGGGCTAGAACGGGGCGGGGGCCATGTGATTGAGGATTTAATCGCCGGTAAAACAGTCACCCTGCGGGCTACGGGCCAGGGAACCGACTGCTACCCCCGCACCTCTCTGGAGACGATGATTAGCAAAGCTAGTATCAACCAGTTTTATCTCTACAATCCCCGCAACCTCTACCAAAACTTTATTGTGGGCGTCAACGGTGGCGACCGGCCCCTCTACACCTATCTTGGCCCTCTGCAACCCCGCCTGGGCAATGCAGTTTATTCCAATCCAGGGGCCATGGCACCGTTATTTAACGATCCCGACCTGAATTTGATTGGCGTAGGGACACGGATTTTTCTCGGCGGCGGTATTGGTTACGTGGCCTGGGAGGGAACTCAGCATTTTCCCTTGCAAAAGCGCTTGGCCAACCATACCCCCATTGGCCCGGCTGCAACTCTGGCCCTGATCGGCGATGCTAAACAGATGGATCGTCATTGGGTGCGGGGTTGCTACTTTAAGAACTACGGGACGTCCCTGATGTTGGGGGTCGGTGTGCCTCTGCCGGTGCTAGATGAAGCCGTGATTACGGCCTGTGCGGTGCAGGACCATGAAGTAGTGGCCCCGGTGGTCGATTTTTCCATTCCCCGTCGGGTGCGGCCCACCTTTGGCCTGGTCTCCTACGCCCAACTCAAAAGTGGCCGGATGACGATCGAGGGTAAAACCGTCAGGGTGGCCCCCCTGGCTAGCATTGCCCGCTCCCGCGCCGTTGCCGAAGAACTCAAGGCCTGGATTAGCCAAGGCCAATTTGAATTGACGGAACCTGTGGCCACCATTGCCCCAGACCGGGCCTTTTTACCCCAAGACCAATTGGGGAACCGGGCCTTGGATTGA
- a CDS encoding permease has product MTQLHQAFTIFLSLFVEALPFLTLGVILSSVLLVFSDDKKLIQALPRHPFLGALAGSLMGFLFPVCECGNVPVARRFLIQGLPTSVAVAFLLSAPTLNPIVIWSTWVAFRDQPSLVVARVVCSLLITLVISCLFSLQKDPQPLLNPLLLKRVAVPRQALSAPLASSAAASPLLQSGTFLLGQPGQPLRLDESLLLPPQAPQRWQLFCDNVVQELRELGGMLIIGSLIAAGIQGFVPREYVLLLGQGTLTSILAMMMLAAIVSVCSTVDSFFALSFATTFTSSSLLAFLVFGPMIDIKSISLMLSIFQGRILVYLLVLAAQLTFLLSLAYSYLF; this is encoded by the coding sequence ATGACACAACTGCACCAAGCTTTTACCATCTTCCTGAGCTTATTCGTTGAGGCCTTGCCCTTTCTGACTCTTGGGGTCATTCTCTCCAGTGTGTTGCTCGTCTTCAGTGATGATAAAAAACTGATTCAGGCCCTGCCGCGTCATCCTTTCCTGGGGGCCTTGGCAGGGAGCTTAATGGGTTTCCTCTTTCCGGTCTGTGAATGTGGCAATGTACCGGTGGCCCGACGTTTTCTGATCCAGGGCCTGCCGACTTCTGTCGCCGTTGCGTTTTTATTATCCGCCCCGACCCTCAATCCCATCGTCATCTGGTCAACTTGGGTTGCCTTCCGAGACCAACCCAGTCTGGTGGTGGCCCGAGTGGTGTGCTCGTTACTGATTACCTTAGTGATCAGTTGCCTGTTCAGTCTGCAAAAAGACCCCCAACCGCTTCTAAATCCTCTCCTGCTTAAACGGGTTGCTGTTCCTCGCCAAGCCCTGTCGGCTCCTTTGGCTTCTTCTGCAGCCGCCTCGCCCTTGCTCCAGTCCGGTACTTTTCTACTAGGCCAACCGGGCCAACCCCTTCGTTTGGACGAATCTCTGCTTCTGCCTCCCCAGGCCCCCCAACGCTGGCAGTTATTTTGTGACAATGTGGTGCAGGAACTCCGCGAACTCGGCGGTATGTTAATTATTGGTAGTTTGATTGCCGCTGGTATCCAAGGCTTTGTCCCTCGGGAGTACGTTTTACTACTCGGCCAGGGTACGCTGACCTCGATTCTGGCCATGATGATGTTGGCCGCGATTGTCTCCGTCTGTTCAACAGTGGATTCGTTTTTTGCGCTTTCCTTTGCAACCACGTTTACGAGCAGTTCCCTGCTGGCCTTTCTGGTTTTTGGGCCGATGATTGATATTAAAAGTATTAGTCTAATGCTGTCTATCTTTCAGGGCCGTATTTTAGTCTATCTTTTAGTGCTGGCCGCCCAACTCACTTTTTTGCTGAGTCTGGCCTATAGTTATTTGTTCTAG
- a CDS encoding response regulator, translating to MTQSECLARLQRSILIADDEPNILILMEQVLEELEEEGVKLFLVNNGTDALSTLVAQRPALVFLDVMMPELSGFEVCRLVKDNPDLQSIYIVLLTAKGQAFDHEQGMAVGADCYMTKPFRPKEILTKARRILQRQAGN from the coding sequence ATGACCCAATCTGAATGCTTGGCTAGACTGCAAAGAAGCATTTTAATTGCTGATGATGAGCCAAATATTCTGATTTTAATGGAGCAGGTATTGGAGGAATTGGAGGAAGAGGGGGTAAAACTGTTTCTGGTCAACAATGGTACAGATGCCTTGTCCACCCTAGTGGCTCAGCGTCCTGCCCTTGTATTTCTAGATGTTATGATGCCCGAGCTGAGCGGCTTTGAGGTATGCCGCCTCGTCAAGGACAATCCTGACCTCCAGTCTATTTATATTGTATTATTGACCGCCAAAGGCCAGGCCTTTGATCACGAACAAGGGATGGCGGTTGGCGCAGATTGCTATATGACCAAACCCTTTCGTCCCAAGGAGATTTTAACCAAGGCACGACGGATTTTACAACGACAGGCCGGGAACTAG
- a CDS encoding PCP reductase family protein — protein sequence MATPISWTAEAEAKLKEIPFFVRPFARKKIEAYAQENNLLPITLAVYGEAKAKFNQKYN from the coding sequence ATGGCCACTCCCATCTCTTGGACGGCGGAAGCCGAAGCCAAACTCAAGGAAATTCCCTTCTTTGTCCGTCCCTTTGCCCGCAAGAAAATCGAAGCCTATGCCCAGGAAAATAATTTGCTCCCCATTACCCTGGCAGTCTACGGGGAAGCCAAGGCCAAGTTTAACCAGAAATACAATTAG
- a CDS encoding TIGR03943 family protein, which yields MTASSFFHRIPRALWFSGLDGLGILAWGILLLTYSFRGELQLLIHPNYFGLVTITGLILVLLGGSRLALSLKRGLRRSPGTEANDSVTHLTLLPLGVGSGLLLLTALLGLAIPPTVFTSQMALQRGISNTLPATQLEAASFVSQVKPEERSLVDWIRTLNSYPEPDAYQGQKAKVQGFVVYSPDLPNNYLLISRFILTCCAVDAYPVGLPVKLPGDRQQYPQDSWLEIEGTMATETLPLHHQTGETTQEKKRQLVLVADAVKPIPTPADPYSY from the coding sequence ATGACCGCTTCCTCCTTTTTTCACCGTATTCCCCGTGCCCTCTGGTTTTCTGGCTTGGACGGCCTGGGTATTCTGGCCTGGGGTATTCTGCTACTGACATACTCCTTCCGTGGAGAATTACAACTCCTCATCCACCCCAACTACTTTGGCTTGGTTACGATCACGGGTCTCATTCTGGTCTTGCTGGGGGGGAGTCGCCTGGCTCTCAGTCTCAAGCGCGGGTTACGTCGTTCCCCGGGTACTGAAGCCAATGACAGCGTTACCCACCTGACTCTCCTTCCCCTCGGCGTTGGAAGTGGTCTGCTTCTGCTGACGGCACTTTTGGGGTTGGCCATTCCTCCCACCGTTTTTACCAGTCAAATGGCCCTACAACGGGGTATCAGTAATACCTTGCCAGCAACTCAACTAGAAGCGGCCAGCTTTGTCAGTCAAGTTAAGCCAGAAGAGCGGAGCTTAGTGGATTGGATTCGCACGCTGAATAGCTATCCTGAACCGGATGCTTATCAAGGTCAAAAGGCCAAAGTCCAGGGGTTTGTGGTTTATTCTCCCGATTTACCGAATAATTACTTGCTCATTAGTCGTTTTATCCTCACCTGTTGCGCAGTGGATGCTTATCCGGTGGGATTGCCGGTTAAATTACCGGGAGACCGTCAGCAGTATCCCCAAGATAGTTGGCTAGAGATTGAGGGGACGATGGCCACGGAAACCCTGCCACTCCATCATCAAACGGGGGAAACTACTCAAGAAAAAAAGCGCCAATTAGTTTTAGTCGCCGATGCCGTTAAACCGATTCCCACACCGGCCGACCCCTATAGTTACTAA